The nucleotide sequence catgtgtgaatacatagacaaacatagtgtcactagtatgcctctacttgactagcttgtgaaccaaagatggttaagtttcctagccatggacaaaagagttgtcatttgattaacgggatcacatcattaggagaatgatgtgattgacttgacccattccgttagcttagcacttgatcgtttagtatgttgctactgctttcttcatgacttatacatgttcctgttactatgagattatgcaactcccgtttaccagaggaacactttgtgtgctaccaaatgtcacaacgtaactgggtgattataaaggagctctacatgtgtctccgaaggtacttgttgggttggcgtatttcgagattaggatttgtcactccgattgttggagaggtatctctgggccctctgggtaatacacatcactataagccttgcaagcaatgtgactaatgagttagttgcgagatgatgtattacataacgagtaaagagacttgccggtaatgcgattgaactaggtattgagataccgacgatcgaatctcgggcaagtaacataccgatgacaaaggcaacaatgtatgttgttatgcggtttgaccgataaagatcttcgtagaatatgtgggagacaatatgagcatccaggttccgctattgtttattgaccggaaacgtgattcggtcatgtctacattgttctcgaacccgtagggtccgcacgcttaaggtttcgatgacacttatgttatgagtttatgtgttttgatgtaccgaaggagttcggagtcccagatgagatcggggatatgacgaggagtctcgaaatggtcaagacgtaaatatcgatatattggacaactatattcggacttcggaaaggttccgagtgattcgggtatttttcggagtaccggggagttatgggaatacgggggaagaagtatatgggccttattgggctttaggggagagagagagaggcaggccgcccccccccccaatgactagtccgaattggactagggggaggggcggcgccccctccttccttctctcccctctCCCCCTTCATTGTCtcatactcctactacttggaaggggaggaatcctactcccggtgggagtaggactcctccagggcgcgccataggggccggccctctccccctcctctcctcctttatatacggaggaggggggcaccccatagacacaacaattgatctcttgatctcttagccgtgtgcggtgcccccctccaccatagccctcctcgataatattgtagtggtgcttaggcgaagccctgcgatggtagaacatcaagatcgtcaccacaccgtcgtgctgacggaactctccctcgacactcggctggatcggagttcgagggacgtcatcgagctgaacgtgtgctataactcgaaggtgtcgtagtttcggtgcttgatcggtcgggtcgtgaagacgtacgactacatcaaccgagttgttctaacacttccgctttcggtctacgagggtacgtggacacactctcccctctcgttgctatgcatcaccatgatcctgtttgtgcgtaggataatttttgaaattactacgttccccaacaatggacTGCTAAGTTGTCCTAAGACTGTCCCGTagatcaagaagcgcctgagtagctctgatcctgagataacgcctcgtgcatGACCCGCGGAGCTCGCCGTGGCGGTTAGTTATATGGACTCTctgacctttcctccattacattgtgtgtgcgtccgtcgatgattacaatgctaatgaTGAGTGCTGTGATGCAGGCAACGgttgagaaagagatattgaagacctaggcgcttttggaggaggcaaaaagggaggcggcggagagggagaggtagagggaggagaggacggctaagttgttggaggaggagaggaaccggaacaatgtgtctcaccgggccctataggagctcatcgtggtacgtttcttgtgcatattagcccaatcatgcacgtaatgttcgcattactaactaatatcACTGACTCGTGAGAAcgaaatgtgcagaccatgtgcgagcAAAATGGTCAGGCCCCTCCGCTGATGCCCCAGATTGCTTCGGCGGCcatggtgagtttgatttgaatggtccttagttactactattcacatttcagtttgcatcatgctaacgagacattattggaaatgatctttgtttcagcatggctcccgacaagcatcgaccaatccttccgcgtttgccaatgccggaaccccggccggtccttcacctccgtctgccaatggtgcagccccgaccattcccacacctccgtgataacggtatttttcttcttatttagcctgcttagtccatttatgacataatttagcctatttagtccacaaatgacataataagatgaagaaaatcaaggaagaggaagaaaagaaggaataggaagaaaagaagaagaagaagaagttctactgctacttcttcttcttcttcttcttcttcttcttcttcNNNNNNNNNNNNNNNNNNNNNNNNNNNNNNNNNNNNNNNNNNNNNNNNNNNNNNNNNNNNNNNNNNNNNNNNNNNNNNNNNNNNNNNNNNNNNNNNNNNNNNNNNNNNNNNNNNNNNNNNNNNNNNNNNNNNNNNNNNNNNNNNNNNNNNNNNNNNNNNNNNNNNNNNNNNNNNNNNNNNNNNNNNNNNNNNNNNNCAAAgaataatgtggaacttgttatatggatgcatggaacaatgtgttggatgaacattgtgatattagtgtaagatgtatggatgaaactgtttttcttatgtatgtatatatgttgtcatggatggagctatgtgttggatacatcatatgtctgctgtgcctgtgaatatatatatatatatatatatatatatatatatatatatatatgtatgtatgtatatatatgtgtgaattccagtgaaattaaatggatataaataaaaaaagggatatatagcctctttgccgtctgctagcggacgacaaagagctagcagacggcaaagaggacacatggcagctacctgtagacactgggaacactggctgcctatttggtcagctatgccgtctgccagcggacgacaaagacctttgaatctttgccgtctgctggcaggcggcatagctggccacgtggcagcttcccagtgctggcCTAACTAAGCTCTTTGTCGTCCGTCAGCAGACGACAAAGGGCTTCGACTCagtgccgtccgctggcggacgtcaaagagcgccgttaaccccctaacggctttGATGCGACCCCACTGCCGTccgttgtctttgccgtctgctggcctcagaTGGCGGACGACAcgatcctttgccgtccgtttctaggaagcggacgacaaagaaggcctttacTGACACCTGTTCAGccggacagtttgccgtctgctggttGACGACAGAAGTTTGCCGTCCAggatctatgcctttgccgtctgccatggcggacgacaaagaagctgattccagtagtggaacTCATCTATCTatgatatctatctatctatctgaaTATTTGTGTGTGATGAAACTTTATTGTGTGTTTCCGTCTGAACAACCATGTATGTTTGTGTCTGATGGAACTCCTTTATCCGAATATCACAAGATAGTTATGTAAAAAATGTCAGATTTTGGGCTTATATTATCTGAATATTTCTAGATAGTTGTGTGTGATGAAAGTTTGGTGGTCATATTATCTAAATCTTAAACTTTGATGCTCTAGGTTTCAACGCAAAGAACATGTCTAGGTTAACATATGTGTGCTCTAGGTGTCAATGCAAAGATAAAATGTTATCATGAAACTATAGGTTTCAACCTAGTCTTTCTTCAGTCAGCTTTCCATGGAACTATTTGTGCTCTAGGTGTCAATGCAAAGATAAAATGTTGTGAAACAGAGAATTCTTCTATTTTGTAGTATTTCATAGTTTGATCGAATATAGTCTGAACATTGCAAGTCTGGATATTGCATGTTGTCTCTTTCCTAGGTAGGTTCACTTGCTGTCTTTAATCAACACAACTTTAAAACCAGTTTGAACATTAAATTGAGCACACCTACTAACAGTTCACATGAGTAAAGTCACTTAAAACCATGTACAATGACTCACTCCTTCTCTGGTCAACTTGTCCACTGCACCACTCAACCCAAATTTAACTCATGTACCCATTGCACAACACCCTGCAAAATTCAATAGTGGCACTTAGTGTCAGTTACATTCAACGCACAAGGTTTTTTAAATGCAAACTATCTATATCAATCAGTAAAGTAACTAACCCTAGAATGACACCAAGTTAGATGAGTAATCCAGATAGATAGTCTGAAACTCTATTTCAGAACCTTAAAATTCAGTCAAACAAGACAAATTTCAGTTAATTTAGAGTCCTAAAATTCAGCCAAACAGGACATGTTTCAGTTAATTTAGAGTCATAAAATTCAGTCAAACAAGACATGTTCAGTTAATTTAGAGTTCTAAAATTCAGTCAAATAGGACAACAAGATTGAATCAAACAAGTTTTGGTTCATTCAatcacaaacaacaacaacaagatcCAACAACGAAATTTGCTACAATTCCAACAAACCATAGTTCCCTTATCTGGATCTAGGGATGTAGAGCGGCGCTCGATCCGCCCCGCTTCCAAGTCAAAATGCATGAGCTTAGTTATAATTCCTCTGTACAGATTTAGCTTAGTTTGAACTAACCTCATGTTTATGCGGGCTTATGCGGGATGCCCGCCTGCATCCCTATGTGAATCCCTAAAATTCCAGCAATGACATTTGCTAGTGGAGAGAGGAAGGGCATCTCACCTAGGGGCTCGACCAACCACCGTGAGGGCGCCGGGCCTAAACCATTTCCTCCTGCGGCCCAAACTCCCAGGTCACGCATGACGCAAACCAAATGTAGACGTCGGCCAGTCCAAGTCCAATATATATGACACGGTTTAGAGCAAACCGATTTGAGCCGAACGATTGAAAAATCCAACCGCTCCACCGGGTCTGGGAGTAAAGTGTGGCCCGAATCTTCTGGTGttttctgggcctggcccaatttCTCCTCAGGCCCAACAGCTCCACCGGGTCGGTCACGCATGACGCAGACCCAATATGGACAGTCCAAGTCCAATAGCACCACCTCCACGCGGAAACCCCAGCCAGGACAGCAACCCATTCGCAATCCCCACCTCTATATAAGCGGCCCCGTCGATCCACACCAAACCCTAGTCGCAGCTCTTCcgtctcctcccgccgccgccgcagccgccgcctgcctcgagccgccgtcgccatggggAGAAGTAAGCACGAGCTTTACCCTCCCCCTCTCGCCCTTGCGTGTATGCTACTCTAGTCTAGCGTTCATCTGGCCGTAGCTACGGTTCGTGCAATCGTTTGAATTGGCGCGGTTGTGTGTGAATCTGGCCTAGATCCGTCGTAGCCGCGCGGAACCTGTGATATTTGTTGCTCCCGATGTTTATTTAGTTTCTGTCTGGATGATTTTCATTCCCGTAGCTGTTCACTTGTGGTGATTCGAAAGAACATTTGAGTAGCACAAGCTGCGGGTTCATCATCTGTTCGTTTCTTTTAAGCGTCTGTTTGTTTATTGGTGCCCGGAAAATGCTCTAGGCATCTCAGATGTTAATATTTCCTGTGCTCTTTCATGTAGTAGTTTGCTAGGAAATGAAGAGATGTATGCTCTGGCTTGAAAGTTGTTCTAATCACTCTTAACACTGCTTCTGTTGATTTAGTTGTATGGTCAATGATACTCTATGAATGTGAATGAGTAGTTGCTGCGGTTACAATGGTATGCGTTCCCTGTTAATAAGCTGTTTAACTCGCCAACTGCTCATTCTGAATCATGGTAGTAAGTAGTCTCTTGTTTGCCTATCAATGGTAACCTATGTTAAATTGAGTCTGACTTACATGTTACTCATATCTAGTGTTGAATGTGGTGTAAATTAAAATAGTTCATTCTCAGTACCTGGAATGATGCACTGTCTGAACTGAGTTGCACATTCTTTTTAATGTTCACTGCATTTTGTTATTTTCTTCGCATGTTTGCTGCTTTTAGTTGTTTTGTTCTGGTAATGACAAGATTCTCTGGTCAGGACCTGCGAGGTGCTATCGGCAGATCAAGAACAAGCCGTACCCCAAGTCAAGGTACTGCCGTGGTGTGCCTGACCCTAAGATCAGGATCTATGATGTTGGCATGAAGAAGAAGGGTGTCGATGAGTTCTCTCACTGTGTTCACCTTGTCTCATGGGAGAAGGAGAATGTGTCCAGTGAGGCTCTTGAGGCTGCCCGTATTGCTTGCAACAAGTACATGACCAAGCATGCAGGAAAGGATGCCTTCCACCTCAGGGTCAGGGTTCACCCGTTCCATGTGCTCCGTATCAACAAGATGCTTTCGTGCGCCGGGGCTGATAGGCTCCAGACTGGTATGAGGGGTGCTTTTGGGAAGCCGCAGGGAGTCTGTGCCCGTGTTGCCATTGGGCAGGTCCTCCTTTCTGTGCGGTGCAAGCCCAACAATGCCATCCATGCCACTGAGGCCCTTCGTCGTGCCAAGTTCAAGTTCCCTGGCCGCCAAAAGATCATTGAGAGCAGGAAGTGGTAAGCACTGAAGATTGTTTAATGTGCTGAGATGATATGATATTCTTGTTGAAATTTCTGTGCCGCAATATCTCTAATTTGTGCTTCTTCTTTCAGGGGCTTCACCAAGTTCAACCGCAATGACTACCTCAAGTTCAAGAGTGAGGGCAGGATCTTGCCTGATGGAGTCAACGCGAAGGTTAATATACTTGATGCTGGGCAATTGTTTTGTAGATGATCTTCTTTATCCTGCCTTAGTAAACCGTTGTCCCTGCATCAACTAATTGTTTCATGTTTCTTACTTTGCAGCTGCTCGGATGCCATGGCCGCCTGGCGAACCGTGCCCCTGGACAAGCTTTCCTGTCTGCCGCATAATCTAGCAGAAGTCTCCGTTCTATCGCAACTTATTTTACCGTGTGGAACTTAGATTCCAAGTGCCTGTGGTGCTATGTTATTTTGTCTGAATGTTGTGTCGAACCTTGTTATGGAAGATATTATCTATTTTGTGATGATGGTACTAATATGAATGGCCTGTTGAATCATTGCTGCTTGAATTCGTTTGTCAATGTATTTTGCTGTGGTTGTTGTCCTGTGGTTGAATTTGATGCTTCATTTGATGAAGCTACATAAGGAAAATGTTACTCGTTCTTCACACGGTTTGAAACATTCTGTAAAGAGTTGAGCAAAATTCGGGCCGTGGCACCTTTCAGTAATATTGTTGAAGCAGTATACAATTTCCGGATGTCTAGTTAGGGTATCATCTGCTGGTCAATTTTGCTGGCGTTCAGTAGAGTAGTATACAATTTCCGGACGCCTTGTTCGTTCAGTTGGTTGTTTCGTCTGCTGGTGTCTTTGATGCATCCGAACCGCgtttcattttcttttttataAAAATGAAATATAACATTCATGTCAGTTTGCCTTCCTTATTTCCCCTGTAGTTGATGGTTCGAAATCCCTAGAATTACCAGAAGGGTGATCTGGATTTGGGAGCACAATTGAGAATTGACCGAACATGAAATCCAAGGGATGGCTACGTTGGGATCGGTCTGTTGGAGCCTTTGACGCCGACGAATCCCTTCGCCCACAAGCGAAACACCAATAGACGACCATCGAAAGCAAGGGGGGAGACCCGGGGAGACGAACAAAATCCAAACGCAGGAGCGTCGCCCACACGAACGAgttcgatcgatcgatcgatcgaatTCTCATTCTGTTGCCCACAAAATCCAAACTCAAGAGCGACGAGGACATAaacccccttccttcctcccctcttccCCTTTCCCCCCCTCGGCCTCGGCTGCGAGCGTGGCTCCACGCCTCCCCCCCACCGCACCGCACCGCCCCGCCCCGCCAGCCGGTGACCGGGTCGCGCCATCGCACGGCGACGCCAGCCCGCCCCGATGGacccgccgccccctcctccgccgCAGCCGGCGCACGGGGGCTACGCCGCGCGCTTCTCCCCCGCCGGCCTCATCCACGCGCCCCTCTCCGCGCTGCTCGAGTATTCCTCGGGCGTCCTGCGGGCCCAGGCCGGCGGCGGTGGGCCCCAGCGCGGGGAGCCCGCCGCGGGGGCCGACGGGGAGGTGTCGATTCGGATCGCCGGGCCCGACGACGCGCCTGGCGCCGGCGCGGGGGACGCGGGAGGGCAGCAGCCCGCGGACGAGGAGGCCCCGGCGGCGCGGGGGGACGAGGCCGGCGCGGGCGGGGGGAGCGGGAGGGGGGACTCGCCGTACCAGGGCTACGACGTGCAGCGCCTGGCCAGGTGGGTGGAGCACGCGCTACCCTTCTCCCTGCTCCTGCTCGGCGTCTTCATCCGCCAGCACCTGCAAGGTACGCGAATCCGCGTGCAGCACCTACCTCTTCCCTATCTCTATGTAGCGTGAGGGTTTGCCTGCCTCACCAGGCGCTGTACGCGTGAATTGTGATGCGAGTTTCGTTCGATCCATTTCGTTGTGCGCCTGCTTCACAGCGTGGAAAAGTCGCTGCTCAGAAGATGATGGCGAGTTCCTCATTCCAATTGAGTTTATATTGTGTAGGTTTCTTCGTGATGATCTGGATTGCCGCAGTCATGTTCAAGTCCAATGATATCTTGCGCAAGCAGACCGCTCTCAAGGTTTGTCTGTGCTTCATAATAACTTCTAtcaacgtgcttcttctgcttctagaGGTTAATTAATTGTTCTGGCAAGCAGACTGCTCTCAAGGGCTTGTGCTTATCTTGTGCATCAACTTTCTTGTTCTGCTTCTAGTATAGAGATTAATTGTTCTGCTTCTAGAGGTTACTTTGGATGTCATATTGTTGATCATGTTAGTTTTGCTCAGCAATTGCCAGCACAAATGTGACAATATCTTCTTCCATATGTAACATCATGATGCACAGCTGCTCTGCAAACCCAGTGAATAAATGCAAACCCTTCTGCTACTGTCAGCGGCACAGCTACATTGGGTTTGGGTCAGGATGTAAGTAGACAAATTGCAAGCTGGCCACTAGCCTTTATGTGGGCATATGCGTCTGCCCATGTAACATTTGCCCGGTGTCCGCCAAAAATGCACATCATTCATTATTTGATTTGAAAAGAAACATGAAGGGTTTGGTTGTCCTTTCATATGTGGGGAAATGGATGTGTACAGCTAAGAGTAATTGATAACGCGAATGGATGTCTAAGCCTATAAGAcgatttattccaactccgagaataATCCACAATGACCATGCCTCCTTACGATACACGAAGAACAACACGTAGATGAATAATTGGCGCCTCACTGAACTATCGAAGCCTCTTCAGCTAGACTTGCGCACATGCTCTGGCGCCAGGAAAGGCGACACTCTTAATTAGCAATACGAGGGTCGGGGCTAGGCTGTTGCTGATGGAACCAATGGCTGGTGTTTGTGGACTGAGTGCCGCTAAAACTGCGCAGTGAGCCTCATAGCAATTCTATGCGCCATTAAGGAAGCAGGCtgtgtgccaagaggtcctgggttcgatgcAGCCTCTATGCATTTCACTGTGCAGGGGTAAGGCTTGCCTTGTATAATCCTTCCCCCAACCCCACCTGGGGTGGGAGCTTCTACCACTGGGTCTGTCCCTTCTATTGAGGAAGCCGGCTGGCAGACTGCTGCCGTCACTACATCCCTAACGCTGGGGCCCGTGTTAACTCCATTTGATTGTCAAATTGCTTAGATAACTCCATTTGATCGTCCTCATAGTGATCTCACATGCTTATAAGAGCTGGAAACACTGTAGATGTTTTGGCATGGATATGTGCTCTAGAATGTAACTGTCATGTCGTTTCCCCTTTAAGTTAATGCGGTTAACGTCAATTAAACAAGATCTTCAGCTGATCTGTCACTTGTATTTATTTTTCTTATTTCAGGGGGAGAGGAAAATGCCAATGCTTATTGGGATTATAATAGTATTCACCATTCACGTGTTTGGAGTCTACTGGTGGTACAGGAATGATGACCTTGTTAGACCTTTGGTGATGCTTCCTCCAAAAGAAATACCTCCATTCTGGCATGCTATATTTTTCATCGCTGTGAATGGTATTCCCTGTTCCCTCACATAGCATGATTCTCCGTTTGGGGCCTCTCTGATTCAAATTATTCCATATGATTGTAATATGAGACCTTGAAAAACTTATATGGTTTTCTATGATGCACTCAAAACATCCTTTTGATCATATTGTATCAAGAGAGGGCATGACATTGCAACCCAATGATTTTCCTATTTATGAGTTTTTAGGTCCTGTGAACCAATGAGGCCCTTGGTCATTTCTTAAACTAGGCCCAATCAGCAACTCATTTGTGGAAAAACTTGACGATGTGTGTACCTTACCTGtgtgttctgttttgttttgaagCGGATAACATTGCCCTGTGTTTCACTTGGAAATAACTTATGTTTGTTGAATAATAGGAATTCATGCACCATTTCTATCTGTTCATAACTCTTGACTACCACTGCCCTCAAAATTTCTAATCAGGCTGACTGCTGTTTTGTGCTCCACAGATACAATGGTCCGGCAAGCTGCTATGGTGGTCAAGTGTGTGCTGCTCATGTACTACAAAAACAGCAAAGGTCGTCACTATCGTAGACAGGTAATCTGCAGTACATTATCATTGTTCAGCTAATTATGTATTTTTTACCAGTTTTGATAGAGAGATGTACAGCCAAGCATTTATTGTTGTAACTCAACTTTCTCTTTAGGGCCAAATGTTGACAGTTGTGGAATATTCCCTACTTCTGTACCGTGCGTTGTTGCCGGCTCCTGTGTGGTATCGTTTTTTCCTGAACAAGGAATATGGAAGTCTTTTTTCATCTTTAACAACTGGA is from Triticum aestivum cultivar Chinese Spring chromosome 1B, IWGSC CS RefSeq v2.1, whole genome shotgun sequence and encodes:
- the LOC123114235 gene encoding 60S ribosomal protein L10-2 — translated: MGRRPARCYRQIKNKPYPKSRYCRGVPDPKIRIYDVGMKKKGVDEFSHCVHLVSWEKENVSSEALEAARIACNKYMTKHAGKDAFHLRVRVHPFHVLRINKMLSCAGADRLQTGMRGAFGKPQGVCARVAIGQVLLSVRCKPNNAIHATEALRRAKFKFPGRQKIIESRKWGFTKFNRNDYLKFKSEGRILPDGVNAKLLGCHGRLANRAPGQAFLSAA
- the LOC123114228 gene encoding RING finger and transmembrane domain-containing protein 2 (The sequence of the model RefSeq protein was modified relative to this genomic sequence to represent the inferred CDS: added 178 bases not found in genome assembly) is translated as MDPPPPPPPQPAHGGYAQRFSPAGLIHAPLSALLEYSSGVLRAQAGGGGGGGGPQRGEPSAGADGEVSIRIAGPDDAPGAGAGDAGGQQPADEEAPAARGDEAGAGGGSGRGDSPYQGYDVQRLARWVEHALPFSLLLLGVFIRQHLQGFFVMIWIAAVMFKSNDILRKQTALKGERKMPMLIGIIIVFTIHVFGVYWWYRNDDLVRPLVMLPPKEIPPFWHAIFFIAVNDTMVRQAAMVVKCVLLMYYKNSKGRHYRRQGQMLTVVEYSLLLYRALLPAPVWYRFFLNKEYGSLFSSLTTGLYLTFKVASMVEKVRSLLASVNALSHKDLHYGSHATTEQVLAAGDLCAICQEKMHTPILLQCKHIFCEDCASEWLERERTCPLCRALVKPGDIRSFSDGSTTLFFQLF